The genomic interval GGATGTCATCCGATCGGGTAGCTTTGCCTCGGTAAAGGAGCTGGTTGACGACATCAACGCCTATCTGGCGGAACGCAACGCCAATCCCCAGCCCTATAAATGGACCGCGAAAGGCGAGGCCATCCTCGAAAAAATCAGCCGCGCCCGCAAGGCTCTCGAGAAAGCAGAAGCGGATGAGTTATTGGTCGCCAATTGAGAGTCAGGACACTAGCTTTCTTCGATTAGCGCAGTTGAGGAGGTGACCAGTTGGGCGTTAACATGGACCGCTAGCCAAACCGTCGGCTCGGTTGCATCGGTCCATTCGATCCGATGCCGAAGACGCGCGGGTATTTCGACATAGTCCCCCGGACGCAAAATGCGTGGAGCGTCCTCCCCCTCGAACAGCAATCCTGCTGAGCCGCTCAGCAGGATGACCCATTCGGTCTGCTCTTGGTCGTACCAATAGCCAGCCGGGCTTGCTTGGCCAGTCGAGACGATGCGTTCGATCCGCGCGCCCGGCAGCTCGGCCAAGGCGGTAAATTCCTCCTCGGTCAGACGCTCGGGGATGTTGGCAAACAGATTACCGGCTGCGAGCATTGCGTCCCTCCCGGTGGCGGTCTTCCGCACGTCCTCATGCACCCCATGGCCTGTCAAATGGAAGTAGTCACGCCTTCCGGTGAGCATTAGCGCAAGGCCGTCGATGGCTGCGACGACGGTCGACGAAGAGTGATACAGCGGGCCGCAAACCTCCATGCGCGACTGTTCGCGCGTGATTTTCTCCCGGCAGGCGCCGATCGCCGCTAAGAGACGCTCGTGATCGACGAGGCGATCCGAGCGGCGGTTCGGTTTTCGGGGCATGGACAGGGCCTCTGTTGTTCTGTATTCGTTCTTATATGAGCACGGCGGCGTGGAGAAGGCCGAAAATGGGGTTGAGGACTTGGAAACGAACTGGCGGCTGCGTGGTCCTGGCGTTCGCCGCGCTTGGTCTCCTCCCCGTGTTCGCGCCGCCAGCCAGCGCCGGGGAGGTGGAAATCCACTACGCGCCTGCCGAGAACCTTGAACACCTGGATGTCGGTCTGCTGCGCTCGGCGCATACAAAGATTGACATGGCGGCTTATTCCCTGACCGATTGGCCGGTCATCGACGCCCTAATTGACGCCAGTAGGCGTGGCGTCGCCGTCCGCATCGTCCTCGATCCGGGCCAGCAGCATGCCTTCGACCGACTTCGCGAAATCGCGGGCGCCATCCGCATGAAGGCGCCAGGGCCCTATATGCATCTCAAGTCCTATGCGATCGACGGCCGGATCCTGCGCTCGGGGTCGGCAAACTTCTCAGCCTCGGGCCTGAAACAGCAGGACAATGACATCGTTGTCGTGCGCGAGCCATCCGCGGCCAACGCCTTCGAGGCTCGCTTCGAGCAGATATGGGCGGGCGCCAATCCGCTGCCGACCCCCGGCAATCAGTTCGCGAATCCCGCGCCCTCCCCCGCGCCCAAGACGGAAACGGCGATGCCTGAGAACTGCCTAATCAAGGGCAATGTCAGCCGCAGCGGCGAGCGTATCTATCATGTGCCCGGGGACCGCGCATACGCTCGCGTGCGGATGGACAAGGGGCGGGACAAGCGCTGGTTCTGTACCGAGGAGCAGGCCGTCGCCGCCGGCTGGCGTAAGGCTTCGACTTGGTAACTCTACCAAACCCGCGGCGCGAACCGATATTTTTTCCGTTCTGCATGGGCCGCATATTTCGGGAACCGATTCGCTAGCGGCAGCCTTTCAATTATGGCGCGTGTAGCCAACAGCATCACCAACGGCGGAACGAAAGCGACCCCGTAGAACGAGTCGAGCAGCAGCGGCGTCCCGAGCAGGAAGGGGCCGTTCATCACGATCAGCTCCCTACCGCCGGGGTCGGAGGCCTTGCATCAGGCTGAGGCATGCTTCCCGGCCGAACTAATCGACGTGCTAAACTCTGAAGCGGATGCTACAGGCGGTTCAAGGGCGTTGCATGACTGGCCGCTATAAAGGAGGAAGCCTCTCAAACATGGAGCTGAGCGATGGCATCAGATACCCGCAATATCTATTTAAAGTGGCCCGAGAACGCATTGAAGAACCGGAGCGCGACCCCCTCAGAGGTCTATCGCTGGATCAGGGCGAATGAAGTCGTGCCCGCCTCAGAGATGACTGGGTCGCCCAATCCAAAAATCAAAGCGGCGCTTCCATGAGGCTTGTTGTCCAATCTCCAACGCAACCGGAGCGCATTATTGGCGCGCTTGAGGACATTATCGACAATGAGACTGCCGAAATGCGGCTGTCGGTCGCCTACGTAACCGCGTCGGGGGTCCAGCTCCTTATCGAACGCCTGACAGAAAGGCTTGGGGTTTCGAAGTGGAGAAAGATGCGCAAGAGGCTGATTACCTGCGTTGATTATGGGATAACAGAACCAGAGGCTATGACGGCGTGGGGAGCGTTACCGCTGTCATCGTTGCATGTTCACAATGCCGACCTAATCACGAGCACGGACTTCACTCCAAAAATAGCGTTTCATATCAAGATGTATGAATTTCGCACCGGCAAAAAGGCGAACCTGTTGGTCGGTTCCGCCAATCTCTCCGAGCGCGCGCTGGTCTTCAATTGGGAAGCCGCATCGGTACATGTCGGGATATCAAACCTCAAGGTCCTGGACGGTAGGTGGAAACAAATGCGTGTGGGCGCTATTGCGGCCGACGCGGCGTTGATTGCCGCCTATGATGCAGCCCGAAGAAAACATCCTCCTCCTCCGCCGCCGCCTATTCCTCCACCATCTAACAGCCCGTCCGATTCCCTGTGGGAAGCCATCAACAGTGCCACATGTGATCCAGCAGGCTACGAGTATTTCTGGGTCGACGCCGGGTATCTAAGCGGAGGCTCGCAGAATCAGCTGGAATTGCCGCGCGGCGCAAATCGGTATTTCGGCTTTAGCTTTGCCAATTATGATCTGCCGCAAGAGCCGATTGGAACGATCGGTCTTGCGGTTCGATCGGCGCTTCATTCGGATCGGCCCTTGAGCTGGCACGGCGACAATCGTATGGAACGTGTCAATCTGCCGACCGGGTTCAACTACGCTGGCAATGTCATGCTCTTTCGTCGACGGGCGACTTGGTTCGATTTGACGTGGACCCCCCTGGGAAGCGAGCGGGCCGCAGCATGGGCAGGAGCCTCCGAAGCTGTTGGGCGACGATATTGGGTTGGCAAAAAGGGTGGACGAGTCTGTGGGCTCTTCTGAGGCCTCACCACACGTTCGGCATCAACATGTGCGGTGCTTTATCCGTCGAATAGCTTGCCCATTCCATTGCCGCGGCGTGGTTTTTTGCGGACATTTGTTTTGGTCGCGTTATGACCGGCCGAGAGTTTTTCCACTAGCGGATCAATTGCGTCTAGCTCCGCCGCGAGTTGTTCCTTTAGCCGCGCCCGCACCGCTCCGAGCGCGCGCGCCTGGAGGTTCTTAACATTTGTTGTCTTGACAAAATTCGCTGTCAGTCCCATGCATTTCCTGCCGAGCGCTGACAATGCCACGTGGTCGGCATCGTCCTTGTCGAACTTCGGGAAGGGCAGTTTTAGAATGAGCTTATGAATGTGGCGCGGACCAAACAGACCACGAGCTTGGAAATCCTTGATTTTCTCATTGGCATAGTCAGAGTTGATGTAGCTGCACACGTAGTGCGCCTCGGCTTCCGACGAGCATTCACACCAGTAGTTCATGTGATCGACAATAAACGGGTGGTCGAATGACCCCCGATCGACGACGGCAGCCGACGCATCCGTTGCGGACGATGTGTACAGAACAAGAAACCGCGCTTTCGGATTCTGATCGCTTAGCTTACTCTGCCAGTCTAGATAATCCGAGAGGCTAACTTTCATCTCCCTATTTTTGTCGGTCTTGCTTCTATCCCAATGCTTTTCCGCCTCAGAAAACCAGGCACTCCCATACCGAAAGCCGTTTTCCAAAAGGCCGTCGGCATCGAGCATTGTGAACCGCTCCCTACCTTTACCATCCTCTTTCAAGGTCACTGGCAGGACGACCAGAGGTGGGTCGACGAGGGCGAACGGGATAATGTTACGTGAGATTGACGTACGAAACAGCAATTTCCCTTCTGTCCTGCCGGAAAGCCGCTGCCCTTTCCACGGCGGCTTAGCCTCTCGATCACTCGCGTCGGATGTGCGGATCGAGACCACGCGGTCCCGCACATTCGCGTCTTCTTTAAGCTTCTGGTCGATCTGAACGAAGAAAAAATTCCGGGGGACGATCGTCGCACCCTGCGAGAACCGGGAGGCGTAGGCATTTGTCCCGGTTGAGGCTTCCATTGAGATTGCCGTCAATGCCGAGCGTGTCGCACCGCGACCGCCTTGGAGACGTGAATAATACCAGCGCCGTGTCTCGCTTGTTATGTATTTTTGGGCTTCACTCCAATGAAGCTGCGGACGCGGCAGGCGACCGGAAAAGGCTGCACCAGGAAGTCCTGTCGACGGGATCAGTCGGGCATCACTGTTTCCGAGGGACCGGGTGCAAAAAAGGACGCAACTGGGAACTCGAAAAAGCGGAGCAACGCCCTCAAGGTCCCACGCTTCCGTCAGCTTCAGGCCGCTGACTACCCCCGCTCTCGTATTATCGTGCTGATCGGCGGACATAAAACTACGCGGTAAAACGAAGGCGAGCTTCCCGCTCGGTTTGAGGAAATAATTAACAGCGTGCGCCATGAAGATGGCAGCAATTTCGAGGTGAGGCATGTTCGCGCGGCTTTGGGGTGTGACCGCGTAGCCGTCAGAGACCTGTCGCAGCAATCCTTGATATTCCCCGTTTGAGATCGCGGAATAGGTCAGCCATGGCGGGTTGCCCACCACAAAATCGAACCGGTTCATGAGGAATACCGGCTTATACGAATTTTGGAGAATGAACTTCCAAATGCTGTCGCGGCCCTGCATGTGCGCGACCTTCATCCCGCGATAAACATCGAACAGCTGGCCGGGCAATTCGCTCGCGTGCGCTACCTTCAGCACCGAGCGAAGCAGCCGCCCAAAACGATCGCGATCAAGCTGCTCCTGGTATCGCCCGACCATCTCATCGCAGAACGTGATAAGTTGGTCAAAGACGTCCGCGCCTTCGACACCCTTCACATCCAGCACGTAATTTTTATTGTCGACCGAAATCTGAAAATTGGTTTTGAAAAGGTCCGCCGTGCCTCTCGGCACGAGCAGCGAGTTCGCGAGATAAATATGCAAGACTACCGGCCGCTTCGCCTCGACGACGCCATTGCCGAGGCTCAGCAATACAGTCGTTTTCGCGATCAGGACCGACAGCGGATGAATGTCTATTCCGACGACCTGTTCGGCCAAGGCTTCCGCCCCCAGCCGTGGAAACTCGCGCCGCATACGCGCGATAATTGCGCGCAGGAAGGACCCGCTGCCGCAGGCCGGGTCCAGAAAAGCCGACCCCTCTTCGACTTCAAGGCACTCGACGACATGCTCGCAGAGCCAGTCGGGGGTGTAATACTCACCAAGAGCGTGCCGCGTTTCGAGATCGATCAGCTCTTGATAAAGGCCCTTGAGAATGTCTTCGCGCACATCCGAAAAGTCATACTGGTTGAGTTGTAAGTTTAGCTCTCGAAACATCGGCCGGAGGCGCTTGAAGTAGGTGCCAGCCGTGACCCAGTGGAAGAAATCGTCCTCAACAAAGCGCTCGATGTTGAGATTCTCGAAAACCGACCCGTCGAGGATCCCCGTTATGGTGCCGTCATCGGCGATCGGCTTTCTCGTAATCACGGCGTAAGCGATGAATTTTGCGAACACCGACAAGTAAGTATGGACGAGAAACATTGCTGGCGAGTCATCGAACTTGCCATAGGCGATAGACAGAAATCGCTTCCATTGGTCGTAAGCGACCTGCAATTCCGATTTTTTGTTCACGTCGTCGGCGCAGGCTTGTAGGCAGGCGATCGAATTGATGAACACGCCTGACGTGTCGCCGAAGTCGTTTTGGATGTTTTCAAGCGTCGCGGCGCGCGGTTGCGACGAAAACAAAACCTCATCGAGAAAAAACGGGAATTCCGAAAAATTCTCTTCGGCGAGGTCAAAACGCCGAATCTCGCGAAGTTTAAAATCTCGTCCGAAACTCAGCTTCCCAAACTCGACCTCCGACCAGTCCGGCGCATAGCGCCGCCAACGGATTCCATCCGTCGTCAGGAGTGTGAAACGATATTCCTGTCCCGATTTCCAATTGCCTTCGAGATACTCTTCGAGCTGCTCGCGTGCATGCTCGGCGGTCCTACCGAGGTCCTTTTCCCATTCGATAATGATCGTCTCGGTTTGACTATCCGCCCTGCCCTTTGCGATCCGGCCTTTTCGCGTGATGTTGGCGACTATCCGTTCTGCGCCGAGCGCGATCGCGGAGATCAGGCTTTGCGCCCCCTGGTCCTTGGCGAACGCGACGCTGAGATATTGTAGAAAGCGCTCTTTTTTAGCCTGTTCCGTGTTCGCGCGGCGCAGATCGTTGAACAGGGCCTCCGTGTGCGCGGGCTGAAAAATGCTTCTATCAGACATGTTCCCCGCCGTGGCTATTTTACTATGCGTAAGTCAGGTGGAGCCGAAACAGTGCGGCCGGAGGATTGCCGGCCGCCCGTAAGGCTGGTTAGCATCAATCCGAAAACCAGCTTATCAAGTTCCTCACTATCAATTTGGAGCTGATCGGCCACAGCAGCCTTGCTGACGCCTTCCTCCCGCAGTCCACCGAAGACGATTGCCAGCACCTGGGAGCGTTCCCGTTGTGCTCCTTCAGGCTCGTTTTTTCGAAAGCCTAATTGGCCCATTTCAATGCAAAGCGTCCGGTAATGCCAGTCGCTAAGCAGCTTGAGGCTATGAAGACGATGCGCCAGGGCTGCGACAGAGACGATCCAGAGTTTTTTCAGCTGAATGAGCTGCTTCAGCGTCGCCATGCGCGGCGCATTCGCTAGGACACTCGCGCGTGGCATCAAAAACGCCGCCGCAAAGGCATTGGCCTCTTTTTCGGCGTTCGGCTGATGCGGTCCGCAATGGCGATGCAACACGAGATGACCGAGCTCATGCGCAGCGTCGAATCGACCATGTTCCGCTGATTTTAGCGTATTCAGAAACAGGAACGGCGTGTTGCTATGCCAGAGCGAAAAAGCGTCGACCTCGACGGAGTTTTCTGCGAGGGAGTAAACGCGAACACCCTTCGACTCAAGCAAGTGGACCATGTTTTTGATCGGTCGTTCGCCCAGCCGCCAATGCTGCCTTAGCGTCGCCGCAGCAGTTTCAGGGTCTTCGTCGCGGAGATCGAGCAGGTCGGGCGCGGGAAGATCAAAGCGGGTCTCTACCCAATCGTTCAGCATGAAGGCGAGCGCGCCCGCACCAAGCGCTGCGTCGCGCTGGCCGGCCGTCATGCGGGACATCGAACGAAAACTCGCCGTCTTTGGCGTGGGTTCATGTAGATCGGGACCGAAGAAGAATCCCGGTGGGAATCGTGTCGATAAGGCGAGGCGTTCGAGAGTTTCCGCTGAAGGGGGATATTCTCCTTTTTCATAGTCGCTGATGGCCTTCGAGGTTACGCCTGCGATGGCCCCCAAACGTGTCATTGTCAGCCCTCGCCTTTTGCGCGCGAGGGTCAACCGGGAAGGTGTGAAAGAATGCTCGCTGTTCATGCTCGCCGACGCACGTCAATAATAGGATCAGGCCCGAAGTCGGGCGCGACAGGGATAATATTTCCGTCGAGCGGCAAAGCACCAAGGATGATACGTTCTCGCCATCCATCAATGTGGCCGTCGTCGCCGATCGAGTCCGGCAACGACAATTCCGCCCGGACCTCTTCCCTGTCGCGATAGAACAACAAAATCCACGTCGCGCGATCCGATTTACTCGCGGAGATCGCAGGCGCCGGCTCCGGGAAGAGGGATAACTGGGCGTTGGTATTAACGGCGTCGGCCGTGCTCGGTCCTTTCCGGCGGCGCGTCGTCGGCGACGCCGGCGGCTTGCATCCGGTATTCTCACAGCCAGAGGCGACCGCAATGGCAAACTTGCCCTCCGGCTCGACCGCCGTGCAGAAATTCCCTTCGTCCGAGCGAGACCAGCCTAACGGCGCGGTTTCCTCCCTGAGGATGCGCACGGTTCGACCCCATTGGAAAATGCCGGGGAAAAACGGCGGATCGTTTTCTGTGCAACTATCGCGGGCCAAGAGCCCACCCTTGATCGCGTTCCAGATGGGGTCAGAGGTGAGGCCAAGCGCCGCCAGGGCGGCTTGGATTTCGTCCGGTTCGCTGTGAATCTTCGACAGGAGCATTGCGACCTCTTTGATCCGATTCGTCTCTTCCGAAAATTCTTCCTCAAATGAGGGAGAAAAACAAGAAGAAGCTCAGCCGAAGGCAAAGAATCCACTGCTTTTTCGGCGCGCCTTTGGAGGCTGTCGCCTGTTGTGACTTCTCTTGCATGACGCCATGGATATGGCCATGTCCTGCGGGATTTAGTAACTGGCGTATCAAGGTTCCCCTCCCCTCCCCTCCCCTCCCCTGCCCCGCAGGTCGCGAGTTTGCGAACTCATCGCTTCGGGTATGGCTCGTTTTTGAGTTCACATTGTAATTTTTCGACACGGTCTCGAACGCCCAGAGCGTTGCCTGGCGCATGGACGCAAGCGTCGACGAGAGCAGGTCCGATATCGTATCCACCGCGGGGAATGCGGGGGGCGGCGATCCGCTGCGGAAAGACCTCGTCCATGCCCGTCTAGCAGATACTGAGCCGTTACCGGAATGAATTCTCGGCCAGGGCCAGGCCAAGGCATACGGATCGCCGCAAGCTATTGCGTGACCGTTTCGCTTTCCTCTTGCGACGCGTCGAACGGGATGATTCTCAGATCAAGGTTCCTTGAAGCTTGAATCCGAAGTCGGTTGCCGCCACCGTAGATCACCAACATCTGTTCCAGGAGTAGCCCACCCAGAATCGCATGAGGACGCCCCTCCCGTGCAGTTCGCGCTATGGGTTGGTCAAGGCATAGGTGTCGAGATCCAGGCAGATACGCACCCGGGCAAACCGGGCTCGACGATGCGGCTTTGGAGACTTTTCGCAAACTCGTGGCGAACTCACCAGAGCCTCCGGGAATGGACGATGAGCCCAAAGCAGAGCGCTAGCAATTCATTCTGGCGTTGAACCCGTCGATTGTGCCGACCTGGATTGAGGCGCGATGCGGACGCCAGAATTGCCGCAGCCGCTTCTCGAATTGGGCGCATAGGTGAGCACCCTTGGAATGGTCTTTCGCGCGGCGCTTCAGCTTCTCGGCAACGGAGCCAAAAATTAGCGCGGTCTCTCTCGCGTTGAGACCCACCCCAAAATCCGGTTAAGCCAGAATTTCGTGGCATGCCCCCTTGATGTCGTCTCTGGGTGCCGACTGAATGCTGCGGACGGCGGAGTCCGCCGGTGTCGTCGGACACGGTAAAGCACTCTCTCCGCTCATCAAGCGATGCGGTTTGCAGCTTTTGGAAAAGTTTGCCGCGGCAAACATTCTCGACAAGGGGTCTTTTCAGCGACGACCATCAGGAAAACCCTTGAGGCGCAGGCGTTTCTAAAGAGATCGCAAGATGGCGCCTTGTCAGGGCAGGCCGAATCATATGAAACTTGTCGAGTAGCGTTGTTTTCCCGCTTTTCCGATCAACTCCGCAGATATACGACGATGAACGCCGCCGCGCCAATTTTTCAAAACGAAACCCTTCGAGGGTTGATCCAACGGCATGCGCGAGACCTATCTGGGCAGCTTGCGAATCATCGCGTAGCGAGCTTCCCGCCCTCGGCCGCGAAGGAGTTCCGCCGGCTTCAGCCTTCCGAGGTCGCGCGGCTTCTGGGCGTCAATGAAGGCTATCTCCGTCAGGTAGCCATCAA from Methylocystis iwaonis carries:
- a CDS encoding cupin domain-containing protein — encoded protein: MPRKPNRRSDRLVDHERLLAAIGACREKITREQSRMEVCGPLYHSSSTVVAAIDGLALMLTGRRDYFHLTGHGVHEDVRKTATGRDAMLAAGNLFANIPERLTEEEFTALAELPGARIERIVSTGQASPAGYWYDQEQTEWVILLSGSAGLLFEGEDAPRILRPGDYVEIPARLRHRIEWTDATEPTVWLAVHVNAQLVTSSTALIEES
- a CDS encoding phospholipase D-like domain-containing protein encodes the protein MGLRTWKRTGGCVVLAFAALGLLPVFAPPASAGEVEIHYAPAENLEHLDVGLLRSAHTKIDMAAYSLTDWPVIDALIDASRRGVAVRIVLDPGQQHAFDRLREIAGAIRMKAPGPYMHLKSYAIDGRILRSGSANFSASGLKQQDNDIVVVREPSAANAFEARFEQIWAGANPLPTPGNQFANPAPSPAPKTETAMPENCLIKGNVSRSGERIYHVPGDRAYARVRMDKGRDKRWFCTEEQAVAAGWRKASTW
- a CDS encoding phospholipase D family protein — its product is MRLVVQSPTQPERIIGALEDIIDNETAEMRLSVAYVTASGVQLLIERLTERLGVSKWRKMRKRLITCVDYGITEPEAMTAWGALPLSSLHVHNADLITSTDFTPKIAFHIKMYEFRTGKKANLLVGSANLSERALVFNWEAASVHVGISNLKVLDGRWKQMRVGAIAADAALIAAYDAARRKHPPPPPPPIPPPSNSPSDSLWEAINSATCDPAGYEYFWVDAGYLSGGSQNQLELPRGANRYFGFSFANYDLPQEPIGTIGLAVRSALHSDRPLSWHGDNRMERVNLPTGFNYAGNVMLFRRRATWFDLTWTPLGSERAAAWAGASEAVGRRYWVGKKGGRVCGLF
- a CDS encoding N-6 DNA methylase gives rise to the protein MSDRSIFQPAHTEALFNDLRRANTEQAKKERFLQYLSVAFAKDQGAQSLISAIALGAERIVANITRKGRIAKGRADSQTETIIIEWEKDLGRTAEHAREQLEEYLEGNWKSGQEYRFTLLTTDGIRWRRYAPDWSEVEFGKLSFGRDFKLREIRRFDLAEENFSEFPFFLDEVLFSSQPRAATLENIQNDFGDTSGVFINSIACLQACADDVNKKSELQVAYDQWKRFLSIAYGKFDDSPAMFLVHTYLSVFAKFIAYAVITRKPIADDGTITGILDGSVFENLNIERFVEDDFFHWVTAGTYFKRLRPMFRELNLQLNQYDFSDVREDILKGLYQELIDLETRHALGEYYTPDWLCEHVVECLEVEEGSAFLDPACGSGSFLRAIIARMRREFPRLGAEALAEQVVGIDIHPLSVLIAKTTVLLSLGNGVVEAKRPVVLHIYLANSLLVPRGTADLFKTNFQISVDNKNYVLDVKGVEGADVFDQLITFCDEMVGRYQEQLDRDRFGRLLRSVLKVAHASELPGQLFDVYRGMKVAHMQGRDSIWKFILQNSYKPVFLMNRFDFVVGNPPWLTYSAISNGEYQGLLRQVSDGYAVTPQSRANMPHLEIAAIFMAHAVNYFLKPSGKLAFVLPRSFMSADQHDNTRAGVVSGLKLTEAWDLEGVAPLFRVPSCVLFCTRSLGNSDARLIPSTGLPGAAFSGRLPRPQLHWSEAQKYITSETRRWYYSRLQGGRGATRSALTAISMEASTGTNAYASRFSQGATIVPRNFFFVQIDQKLKEDANVRDRVVSIRTSDASDREAKPPWKGQRLSGRTEGKLLFRTSISRNIIPFALVDPPLVVLPVTLKEDGKGRERFTMLDADGLLENGFRYGSAWFSEAEKHWDRSKTDKNREMKVSLSDYLDWQSKLSDQNPKARFLVLYTSSATDASAAVVDRGSFDHPFIVDHMNYWCECSSEAEAHYVCSYINSDYANEKIKDFQARGLFGPRHIHKLILKLPFPKFDKDDADHVALSALGRKCMGLTANFVKTTNVKNLQARALGAVRARLKEQLAAELDAIDPLVEKLSAGHNATKTNVRKKPRRGNGMGKLFDG
- a CDS encoding helix-turn-helix domain-containing protein; its protein translation is MNSEHSFTPSRLTLARKRRGLTMTRLGAIAGVTSKAISDYEKGEYPPSAETLERLALSTRFPPGFFFGPDLHEPTPKTASFRSMSRMTAGQRDAALGAGALAFMLNDWVETRFDLPAPDLLDLRDEDPETAAATLRQHWRLGERPIKNMVHLLESKGVRVYSLAENSVEVDAFSLWHSNTPFLFLNTLKSAEHGRFDAAHELGHLVLHRHCGPHQPNAEKEANAFAAAFLMPRASVLANAPRMATLKQLIQLKKLWIVSVAALAHRLHSLKLLSDWHYRTLCIEMGQLGFRKNEPEGAQRERSQVLAIVFGGLREEGVSKAAVADQLQIDSEELDKLVFGLMLTSLTGGRQSSGRTVSAPPDLRIVK